A window of the Schistocerca nitens isolate TAMUIC-IGC-003100 chromosome 5, iqSchNite1.1, whole genome shotgun sequence genome harbors these coding sequences:
- the LOC126259684 gene encoding eclosion hormone-like produces the protein MAARRCCPLATLLAVLLVTSCLAPPVAANAASVCIRNCAQCKKMYGPYFEGQLCADACLKFNGKMMPDCEDAASIAPFLNKLE, from the coding sequence ATGGCCGCCCGCCGCTGCTGCCCCCTGGCCACACTGCTGGCCGTGCTGTTGGTGACGTCATGCCTCGCACCGCCCGTGGCTGCCAACGCGGCCAGCGTCTGCATCCGCAACTGCGCGCAGTGCAAGAAGATGTACGGCCCCTACTTCGAGGGGCAGCTGTGCGCCGACGCGTGCCTCAAGTTCAACGGCAAGATGATGCCCGACTGCGAGGACGCCGCCTCCATCGCGCCCTTCCTCAACAAGCTGGAGTAG